The following nucleotide sequence is from Bactrocera oleae isolate idBacOlea1 chromosome 2, idBacOlea1, whole genome shotgun sequence.
AAGGATCCGTGTCTAAACATCAATGAAAAAtctgataaaaacaaaaaggaattCTCTTCTGGAAAAGATAGCAAATGTAAGACGGTGAAGAGTTTATGTGATGTGAAAAAAACCCAATCTTCGACCTGTAATAATGATAAGGCACCAAAGAAATGTAAGAGCGCCAGTGACGTAAAAAAAGCTGATAATAAATGCGCATcctcaaaagcaaaaaaatccgACTCCTCtaaaagtaaatgcaagccattTAATAGTGTTTGCCCTAAGGATAGTAATAAGTCAAAATGTGGATCAGACGGAAAATCAGGTAAAAATGCGAAAAACCTTTGCGACGTAAAAAAATCACCATCTACATCTTCATGTGAAAATAAGTCCAAATCATCCGCAAACAAAGAGTGTAAACGTTATGAAGgcttttgcaaaaataaagatTCAAAATCCTCCTGCTCAACAGCTAAAGACCCATGTAAGAAATCAAATGATTCGCGTGCATCTGGAGATAAATCAGAGTCGAAATGCAAACCTATCAAAAATCTATGCGATACAAAGAAATCGAAATCGCCATGCACCAAGGACAAAAAGCCCGATTGCAAGTCTGAAAATATACCGAAGGGAGATTCAAAATGCAAACCCATTAAAAGTCTATGCGATGCAAAGAAATCAGCATCTTCAGACAAAAAGTCTTCCAGCAAGCCAACTGACTGCAAGAAAGCTAAATCGTCGTCGTCTAAGAGTGACTCAAAAGATCAGTGTCAGAAGAAAAAGTCAACAAAACCCAATTGCAAAACCAAACCCGGCTCTTCTGCAAAGAAGTACAGCACCTTGGCGAATAACCAGTTATTTGTGGAAATATCACCCATTAAACGTTACTTCAGCACAATTCCCGTATACGCTGTTCTACGTGGATTCATTTCATGGCGACAGCTCAGTTCGAAGAAAAGTTCTAAAGGGAAAAAGAAAGGCAGCAAGGATGATGGAATGTGCATGAAGTTTCAATCAAAACCAAAGATGAAACGCATTGATAAACTTGAACGTAGGAAACCGAAAACAGACTGTTATAGCGATCCTGATGAGTGTCAAGAGCAAGCCTGTAAGGATCCTTTGAAATCCAGCTGTGCCAATAGTAAAAAGGGTAAGtagcaaaaatattgaaaaagatattgcaaaatataagcttacatttgaatttttaaaataaggtAGAAAATGAGAATCCCTCACCGCTCAGCTTTAGAACGTGCTTGAATGTGACTACTTCCTTACCTGCCCTTCACAAAAGAAATTATGGATCGGATTCCTATAATGAAAACCGAGCTCAATGCTACGAAGAAGGCAGAAAAAGTTATGAATCTGAAAACCAGCAGGAAGTTGAGCGATGTGCTGATGAAGAAGATACTAATTCATATCTTATAAACAAGACAAGAAACGAAGTGATTAGAATAATGGAACCATGTACAGTCGAACGTTGTTTAGAAGCATTACCAAAGTTTAATgaatatggtaaaaaaaaaattcactatttatgaatatataggAAACTGTAATTTCGAACAATAATCCACCCAATAGATGTTCTGATACGCACCGAAGCAGTTGCAATTTCAGGATCTGATCTGCATTACTACGAAACTGGAGGGAAATCCTATCCCGGCATGACGCTGGGTCACGATGCATCTGGCATAGTTCAAGAAGTATGCTCACTAATTTATATTTGACGAAATTGGTAGTACACGAACACGAACTTGCACTTTTCTATTACTAGGTTGGTTGTTCAATAACGAAAATTCGACCAGGCGACCGTGTTGTTGTTGAATCAGGCTTAGCATGTGGAATTTGCGACTATTGCAAGAAAGGCTGCTACAACATCTgcaacaatttaatatttaatggaTTTCTACGCAAATACCAAGTTCACCCCGCTGATTTGTGTCACAAAATTCCAGCCGATGTCGATATGATCGAAGCGACTCTTACGCAAACGTTGGCGCTTGGATGTCAGGCTTGTTTCAAAGCACAAGTTCTACCCACGACAAACATACTAATAATCGGTGCTAGTCCCACTGCCATTTCGGCGGCATTGTGCGCACGCGCGATCGGTGTTGGTAACATCTGTATAGCGTCCACTATAAAAGATCCACTCGAAACAATTGAGAATACCTTTCACTTTAAATGCATGCACTATGATGCCGATATGCAGTATTGCATGATACTTGAGTGTTTATATAGCGTTTTACATGACTGGCCAGATGCTGTTATAAACTGTGCCGTTTCAGAGAAATCGATGAATTTATCTGTAATGGCACTGAAGCCATGCGGTATATGCGTACTAGCGGAGTGCGATGCGGAGTGTGCGTGTTTCAATGCAATGGATGTGCTTATGAAAAATCTAAAACTGATTCCGAGCTTTCGTTCAATTAATATGTGAGTAATTGTCTCATTGTCCCACACGTCAACAAAGCATTTACATGtcgtttgaatttttgtttacttgttCAGGTTCCCAACAGCACTACAGCTGATTGATGGAGGTAAAGCGCCTATTGGTCGACTAGTTGCAAATGTATTTCAATGGTGCAAAGTTGAACAGGCTTTTCGGAAGGCATTACATGAATCAAATGTTGGTAATAAAAAGGTTGTAATAAGATGTGCTGCGGAAGAAGACAAAGATATATACAAGAAGGAAGATTGCAAAACTTAGacc
It contains:
- the LOC106620078 gene encoding uncharacterized protein, which produces MRIFGKVLQTLRLSRRQSNFKPRRYSSILCSHNCARRTNLHNRNSKNGSMRSMAAKSDSSNKGNDINKTTLTNILPVALIQSKSATTSTKIMLIPLNLFDGDDDASKNTMKTLSIIREHARQIEAFSENVLGTAESTHYGVPLASNNAETLLDQCSGQDDVTLWTHDEEMSNSHALQHCEETIKSKHISLYEKLERAMAEQERNRIETHDCYEVAAWNSSKRDLVVFVPENLEQKLQQMAIASMQLVFEMDMSNIRDAIFRSAALEKINMFKPPTPKTLTDPTVKIEANLDLESAKTECTIPLDFNAMIQGTVEIDPSKYTPSVLGEIKVPEFNDCVTTIAANICSTALQKGFPADLSRMAYSTKPPAKTKTDANRDPHIVCVRNGSKGCVSPGNAAYPKFIPQGATVNTEEAKGLEKSNKTSISSEISLLSSSEIIDAYNSRGLMSCKAYARALIEATKRRAEIANTSSVQCDEKKTVKKEAFKKKDKCGDPKNNPCTKPLLDECGNELKKNCPTRKKEEKKKDPCKSDPCKKAASKDKGSCTTPGVPKPCAGKRKKKPSKDKGKKDICGNSKKGNRCNSETDACQQEKKCPKPKKKKCDLGDPCKDPCLNINEKSDKNKKEFSSGKDSKCKTVKSLCDVKKTQSSTCNNDKAPKKCKSASDVKKADNKCASSKAKKSDSSKSKCKPFNSVCPKDSNKSKCGSDGKSGKNAKNLCDVKKSPSTSSCENKSKSSANKECKRYEGFCKNKDSKSSCSTAKDPCKKSNDSRASGDKSESKCKPIKNLCDTKKSKSPCTKDKKPDCKSENIPKGDSKCKPIKSLCDAKKSASSDKKSSSKPTDCKKAKSSSSKSDSKDQCQKKKSTKPNCKTKPGSSAKKYSTLANNQLFVEISPIKRYFSTIPVYAVLRGFISWRQLSSKKSSKGKKKGSKDDGMCMKFQSKPKMKRIDKLERRKPKTDCYSDPDECQEQACKDPLKSSCANSKKENENPSPLSFRTCLNVTTSLPALHKRNYGSDSYNENRAQCYEEGRKSYESENQQEVERCADEEDTNSYLINKTRNEVIRIMEPCTVERCLEALPKFNEYDVLIRTEAVAISGSDLHYYETGGKSYPGMTLGHDASGIVQEVGCSITKIRPGDRVVVESGLACGICDYCKKGCYNICNNLIFNGFLRKYQVHPADLCHKIPADVDMIEATLTQTLALGCQACFKAQVLPTTNILIIGASPTAISAALCARAIGVGNICIASTIKDPLETIENTFHFKCMHYDADMQYCMILECLYSVLHDWPDAVINCAVSEKSMNLSVMALKPCGICVLAECDAECACFNAMDVLMKNLKLIPSFRSINMFPTALQLIDGGKAPIGRLVANVFQWCKVEQAFRKALHESNVGNKKVVIRCAAEEDKDIYKKEDCKT